In one Coriobacteriia bacterium genomic region, the following are encoded:
- the trxB gene encoding thioredoxin-disulfide reductase, translating into MAADTSTTYDALIIGAGPAGLTAAMYCARAGLTCAVIERLAPGGQMALTEHLENYPGFNQSTSGYELSEIMTKQATSFGAQIIYDAVLSVDFDACPKKLHMASGDDLTAKTVIIATGVRPALLSIPGEEEFKGSGVSYCATCDGNFFKGKDVCVVGGGNTAVADAIYLSRICNKVTVIVRRDVLRATAIYNVKLKELDNVEIIWNTTVEEIVGEDFAVTGLKLKNVNTGEESTIACSALFVAIGTVPNVEFLDNAVELDRTGHVVTNSMGETSVPGVYAAGDIRSKELYQITTAVADGANAAEDVAQYLIQHE; encoded by the coding sequence ATGGCAGCCGATACGTCGACAACGTATGATGCCCTGATCATCGGGGCGGGTCCGGCGGGTTTGACCGCCGCAATGTACTGTGCACGTGCGGGTCTTACGTGTGCGGTTATCGAGCGACTCGCCCCCGGTGGCCAGATGGCGCTTACCGAGCATCTGGAGAACTACCCCGGCTTCAACCAGTCGACGAGTGGCTATGAGCTCTCGGAGATCATGACCAAGCAGGCGACGAGTTTCGGCGCGCAGATCATCTACGATGCCGTGCTCTCCGTTGACTTCGACGCCTGCCCCAAGAAGCTCCATATGGCATCCGGCGATGACTTGACGGCGAAGACGGTCATCATCGCCACAGGCGTCAGGCCTGCCTTGCTCAGCATTCCGGGCGAGGAAGAGTTCAAGGGTTCGGGTGTCTCATATTGCGCCACCTGCGACGGCAACTTCTTCAAGGGCAAGGATGTCTGTGTCGTCGGCGGCGGCAACACGGCCGTCGCGGATGCGATTTACCTCTCGCGCATCTGTAACAAGGTGACGGTCATCGTGCGCCGCGACGTGCTGCGCGCCACGGCCATCTACAACGTCAAGCTCAAGGAGCTCGACAACGTCGAGATCATCTGGAACACGACCGTGGAGGAAATCGTCGGCGAGGATTTCGCGGTCACGGGGCTCAAGCTCAAGAACGTGAATACGGGCGAGGAGTCGACCATCGCGTGTTCGGCGCTTTTCGTCGCCATCGGCACGGTGCCCAACGTCGAGTTTCTGGACAATGCCGTCGAGCTTGACCGTACCGGCCACGTTGTCACCAACTCGATGGGAGAGACGAGCGTGCCGGGCGTCTACGCAGCGGGCGACATACGCTCCA
- the trxA gene encoding thioredoxin, whose protein sequence is MVQHATSADFDEVVLGAQEPVLVDFFATWCGPCNMLAPVIEEVADEMQGKAHVFKVDIDESRDIAERYHISSVPTLMLFKNGEPVKKNVGAIPKYGVLAMFD, encoded by the coding sequence ATGGTTCAGCATGCAACTTCAGCAGACTTCGATGAGGTCGTCCTCGGTGCGCAGGAGCCCGTGCTCGTAGACTTCTTTGCGACGTGGTGCGGCCCGTGCAATATGCTCGCGCCTGTCATCGAGGAGGTCGCCGACGAGATGCAGGGCAAGGCACATGTCTTCAAGGTCGACATCGACGAGAGTCGCGATATCGCCGAGCGCTATCACATCAGCTCCGTACCGACCCTGATGCTCTTCAAGAACGGTGAGCCCGTCAAGAAGAACGTGGGCGCGATACCCAAGTACGGTGTCCTCGCCATGTTCGACTAG